One genomic window of uncultured Erythrobacter sp. includes the following:
- a CDS encoding alpha/beta fold hydrolase, whose protein sequence is MREILHTVQIAASPLRRVSALTRTQGNGEPVMVFPGILSSDKSTSLLRRTLDKAGYVALASNLGFVTGVTPEAFARAEAELHEAYAKYGKKVVLLGWSLGGIYARVLAQRYPQEVSTVVTMGTPFSGDRKANNAWRLYNTLNDHTVDAPRVPGDPSIKPAVQTVAVWSANDGVIAPECARGSETERDVEIEVPFRHFAMGSDKRAIERIVAILAEQLPT, encoded by the coding sequence GTGCGCGAAATACTGCACACCGTCCAGATCGCGGCGAGCCCTCTTCGCCGGGTAAGTGCTCTCACTCGAACACAGGGCAATGGCGAGCCAGTGATGGTGTTTCCGGGCATCTTGTCGAGCGACAAATCTACTTCGCTGTTGCGGCGGACGCTCGACAAGGCTGGCTATGTGGCTCTCGCCTCCAATTTGGGCTTTGTAACCGGGGTCACTCCTGAAGCTTTCGCGCGGGCGGAAGCGGAGTTGCACGAGGCCTACGCAAAGTACGGAAAGAAAGTCGTTCTGCTCGGGTGGAGCCTTGGTGGCATCTACGCCCGCGTGCTGGCTCAGCGCTATCCTCAAGAAGTCTCAACGGTCGTGACAATGGGAACACCGTTTTCAGGTGACCGCAAAGCGAACAACGCCTGGCGCCTCTACAACACGCTTAACGATCACACTGTCGATGCCCCAAGGGTGCCCGGTGATCCGAGCATTAAACCGGCGGTTCAAACTGTCGCCGTCTGGTCGGCCAATGACGGAGTGATCGCACCTGAATGCGCACGAGGCTCGGAGACCGAACGCGATGTCGAAATCGAAGTGCCGTTCCGGCATTTCGCGATGGGATCGGATAAGAGGGCGATCGAGCGGATTGTGGCCATTCTGGCCGAGCAGCTTCCGACTTAG